From Syntrophus gentianae, one genomic window encodes:
- a CDS encoding heterodisulfide reductase-related iron-sulfur binding cluster: MVQPIGIGNEGREVFWNAEHFEPFLFLFTAVALGILGYGLYRRYQMWKAMGKPEMRMDNMGERVKLLLQNVLLQVKTSADAYPGIMHGLIFFGFFVLIFGAAFDATEFHITEPLGVAFLRGNFYLVFSFLMDLFGLAVLAGVLMAADRRYLKKPDRLGYKGEPDNRPDDAIVLLLIGGIIVTGFIIEALRISVTVEETPWEYWSFAGYALSHFFTGLDTDTAKAAHKFFWWLHTFIALGFIGYIPFSRLLHIVTTSANHFFMDMKPTGTIEPIRDFENAETFGVGQLEEFTWKQNFDLDACTRCGRCQDGCPAYLSGKPLSPKKLVQDLKTYWEQRAPLFVAAQKAAGEGGEMQIPEAEKAMVGEVIDLHELWACTNCMYCMENCSASIEHVPKIINMRQYKVLTEADFAGELQLTYRNMENNSNPWGVGSHVRADWAKEVGVKTLAEDPDVEYLFYVGCAGSFDDRGKKVSIALAKVLQAAGVKFGILGTEESCCGDSAMRGGNEYLYQTLAQMNIEAMNGYGVKKIIATCPHGYNALKKDYPHFGGNFEVYHHTEILADLISKGKITLKKPVTGTYVYHDSCFLGRYNQVYDEPRKVLKAVPGMKLTEMERNLAKSFCCGAGGARMWMEEDIGERINDMRTGQAIETGADTIAVGCPFCLTMMSDGIKDHKKEETMVSLDIAEIVWKAMDLEPAKEAASTEEGA; encoded by the coding sequence ATGGTACAGCCTATAGGTATAGGGAATGAAGGAAGGGAAGTATTCTGGAACGCAGAACACTTCGAGCCCTTCCTTTTTCTTTTTACGGCAGTAGCCCTGGGCATCCTCGGCTACGGACTTTATCGTCGCTACCAGATGTGGAAGGCGATGGGCAAGCCCGAGATGAGAATGGATAACATGGGCGAAAGGGTCAAACTGCTGCTGCAGAATGTGCTGCTGCAGGTGAAAACTTCAGCCGATGCCTATCCTGGCATTATGCATGGATTGATTTTCTTTGGTTTTTTTGTGCTTATCTTCGGGGCGGCTTTCGACGCGACAGAGTTTCACATTACCGAACCCCTAGGCGTAGCCTTTCTGAGAGGAAATTTTTATCTGGTATTTTCATTCCTTATGGACCTCTTCGGGTTGGCTGTGCTGGCTGGCGTTCTCATGGCGGCAGATCGGAGATATTTGAAAAAACCGGATCGACTTGGTTACAAGGGCGAGCCGGACAATCGGCCTGACGACGCGATCGTTCTGCTCCTGATCGGCGGCATCATCGTGACGGGATTCATCATTGAAGCCCTGAGAATCTCCGTTACCGTCGAAGAGACGCCGTGGGAATACTGGTCCTTTGCGGGTTATGCCCTGTCGCATTTCTTTACGGGATTGGACACCGATACAGCGAAGGCGGCACACAAGTTTTTCTGGTGGCTGCATACCTTTATCGCCCTCGGGTTTATCGGTTACATTCCCTTTTCCCGGCTGCTTCATATCGTTACCACGTCGGCCAATCACTTCTTCATGGATATGAAACCGACCGGTACGATCGAACCCATTCGCGATTTCGAGAATGCGGAAACATTCGGTGTCGGGCAGCTGGAAGAGTTTACCTGGAAGCAGAATTTTGATCTGGATGCCTGCACACGCTGCGGTCGGTGCCAGGACGGCTGTCCCGCCTATCTTTCCGGGAAGCCTCTGTCGCCGAAAAAACTTGTCCAGGATTTGAAAACATACTGGGAACAGCGGGCGCCACTCTTTGTCGCGGCTCAGAAAGCTGCGGGTGAAGGCGGTGAAATGCAGATTCCTGAAGCGGAAAAGGCCATGGTGGGCGAGGTCATCGATTTGCATGAGCTGTGGGCCTGTACGAATTGTATGTACTGTATGGAAAACTGCTCGGCCTCCATCGAGCATGTGCCGAAGATCATCAATATGAGACAGTACAAGGTTCTGACGGAAGCCGATTTCGCCGGCGAACTCCAGTTGACCTACCGGAATATGGAAAACAATTCCAATCCCTGGGGTGTTGGCTCTCATGTCCGAGCTGACTGGGCAAAGGAAGTGGGTGTGAAAACCCTGGCGGAAGACCCGGATGTGGAATATCTCTTCTATGTGGGTTGTGCAGGTTCCTTTGACGACCGCGGCAAAAAGGTCTCCATCGCTTTGGCCAAGGTCCTGCAGGCGGCAGGGGTGAAGTTCGGCATTCTGGGAACGGAAGAGAGCTGCTGCGGGGATTCAGCGATGAGAGGCGGAAACGAGTATCTCTATCAGACCCTGGCGCAGATGAACATCGAGGCCATGAACGGCTATGGTGTGAAGAAGATCATCGCCACCTGTCCTCACGGTTACAATGCCTTGAAGAAGGATTATCCCCACTTCGGTGGAAATTTCGAAGTCTATCATCATACGGAGATCCTTGCCGACCTCATCTCAAAAGGCAAGATCACGCTGAAGAAGCCTGTGACTGGCACGTATGTTTATCATGATTCCTGCTTCCTGGGCCGCTACAATCAGGTTTACGATGAGCCCAGGAAAGTGTTGAAGGCAGTGCCGGGCATGAAGTTGACGGAAATGGAGAGGAATCTCGCCAAGAGCTTCTGCTGTGGAGCCGGTGGCGCACGGATGTGGATGGAAGAGGATATCGGCGAGCGGATCAACGATATGCGGACGGGTCAGGCTATCGAGACAGGGGCCGACACCATTGCCGTGGGTTGTCCTTTCTGTCTGACGATGATGAGCGACGGTATCAAGGATCACAAAAAGGAAGAAACGATGGTATCCCTGGATATCGCAGAAATCGTCTGGAAGGCCATGGACCTCGAACCCGCAAAGGAAGCGGCAAGCACCGAGGAAGGCGCATAA